In the Deinococcus betulae genome, TTGGCAAAGCCGGCGACCATCTGCGCGCCGATCAGGGCCCACAGCGCCCCACTCCAGCGGTGGACCTCGGTGCCCGGCCGTTCACGGCGCAAAAACGTGCCCAGCCACACCAGAAAGGCGCTGGTCATCACCGCCAGCATGGGGTGAACGACCCGCAGGTTCTCGATCAGGCCCGCCGCTGGGCCAAAGTCGCGTTTGACGGTGGCCAGGGGCGTGCTGCCGTCGGCAGGCAGAAACAGCAGGTCCCCCAGCGCCGTCACGGCGCCGGCCATGCCGAGCAGCAGCAGGAGCAGCAGCCCCACGCCACTCCAGGCGCCCACCAGACCCTGGGCGCGCAGCCGCAGGCGCGATGCACCCGAGGCCCACAGGGCTGTGAGCAGCAGCGCGCCCAGCAGCAGGAACGTGTTGGCCAGATGAACGCCCTGCACAAAGCCGCGCGCCGGGTCCGTGGAGTCGGCAGTCAGCCCCAGCAGCACCTGCACCCCGCCCACCAAGCCTTCGAGAATGATCAGCCCCAGGCTGAGCAGTGCGCCAAAGCGGGCGGGGTGCCCTTTGGGGGTCGTCTGAAAGGCCAGCGCCACCAGCCCGATGGCCAGCAGGCCGCTCAGGCCGCTGGTCAGGCGGTGACTGAATTCAATGACGGTGTGCAGTTCGGGGCTTTGCGGCAGGACCACGCCGTTACACAGCGGCCAGTGGTCGCCGCAGCCGGCGCCCGCCCCCGTGATCCGCACCACGGCGCCCCACAGAATCACCAGCACGTTGTAGGCCAGCGCCGCCCACGCCAGGCGGGGGAGCCACGCCCCCGCCGCGCGGGGCATACTCAGGGTTCCACTCATCGTCACCGTCCTCGCCGCCTGCGCGGCCCCTTCAAGGGCGCGGCGGTCAACGCCCGGCATTGTACCGGGGGGGACTGGGAGCAGATTGTCCCCTGGGGCGGGTGGCGGACACCTGCCCTGTGCCCGCGCCCCTACACTGCGGAGCGACTATGGCGGAAACCATCAACCAGTGGGCGGTCATCACGATCATCCTGAGCGGCCTGGCCCTGTGCGTGGGCGTGTACCTAATCCGGCGCGGTCTGCGCGAAGCCCACATGCGCGCCATGATTGTGGCGAGCAGCCTGGCAACGATCTTTCTGGTGCTGTACCTGACCCGCCTGGGCCTGGGCTATGAGAAGAAGTATGTTGGCCCTGAGGAGTGGCGCACGGCCTACTTTGTTCTGCTGATCAGCCACATCATTCTGGCGGCGGCCAACCTGCCGCTGGCCGTGGGCGCCCTGTGGCACGCGGTTAAAGGCCTGAAGGCCGCTGGCAACCTGAACAACATCGACACCCCGGCGGCGCGCGGCCAGTTCAACAAGCACCGCGCCTGGGTGCGCTGGACAGTGCCGGTGTGGCTGTATGTGGCCGTTACGGGCTGGATCATCTATCTGGTGCTGGGCCGCTGGGGCGAGGTTATCAAGGGCGGCTGAAGCCAAAGACAAGCTGGGCTCCGTGCGTGGTGCGGAGCTTTTTTTGAATTCTGTTCCAGCGCATCTGCCACCAAACCGGGAAGAAGAGAGGGTGACCGGAGGCGCCTTAACGGAGGCAGGCCAGGTCTGACCACGGCGGCTGGCCAGACGGGAGCGGGGTGACAGAGGCCGGCGTCTGTCCGGCCTAGACTCGGCCGCGTGAAGTCTGCCCCCGCGTCGGCCAACGTCCTGCAGTACCCCGAGTTCCGCGCCATGCTGGTGGCCGCCGTGACCAGCACGCTGGCCGGGCGCGCGGTGGCCCTGACGGTGGCCTATCAGCTGTATCAACTGACCAAAGACCCGCTGACCCTGGGGCTGCTGGGGCTGGTGGAGGCTATTCCGGCCCTCAGCCTGGCCCTGCTGGGCGGGGTGGTGGCTGACCGCAGTGACCGGCGGCGCATCCTGCTGCTGACCATCGGGGTGGAGGTGACCTGCGCGGCCCTATTCGCGCTGTACGCGCCGCACGCCGGGGTGGGCGGCATCTGGCCGCTGCTGGCCCTGATTTTTATGCTGGGGGTGGCGCGCGGTTTTTCGGATCCGGCGCTGCCCGCCTTTCAGGCGCAGGTGGTGCCGCGCGAACTGCTGCTGCGGGCGTCGGCGTGGCGCTCCAGTGCCTGGCAAGCCGCTGCCATCATCGGGCCAGCGCTGGGCGGCGTGCTGTACGCCTCGGTGGGGGCGCAGGGGGCGTATCTGGTGGCCTGCGTGCTGTTCGTGGTGTCGCTGGGCTGCGTGGCCTTCGTCAAAAGTAAGGGGCGCCCGGCCTTCACCCCCGGCGAGCCGTTTATGCAGAGCGTGAAAGCGGGCCTGGCCTTTGTGGTGCAGCGGCAGGTGCTGGTGGGCAGCATGGCCCTGGACCTGTTCAGCGTGCTGTTCGGCGGTGCAGTGGCGCTGCTGCCTATTTTCGCCAGCGACATCCTGAGGACTGGGCCGACTGGGCTGGGTCTGTTGGTGGCGGCCCCCAGCGTGGGGTCGCTGGCGGTGACGCTGCTGGCCACGCGGCGCCCGCCTGGCCAGGGTGCGGGGCGCACGCTGCTCGTTTCAGTGGCGGGCTTTGGCCTGAGCATCATCGTCTTTGGGCTCTCGCAGAACCTGGCCCTCAGCGTGGCGGCGCTGATTGCTGCCGGCGTCTTTGACGGCATCAGCATGGTCATTCGCAGCGCGACGCTGCAGCTCAAGACCCCAGACCACATGCGCGGGCGCGTCAATGCAGTCAGCGGCATGTTTATTGGCGCCAGCAATGAGCTGGGGGCTTTTGAAAGTGGCGTGGCGGCGCGGCTGCTGGGCACCGCCCGTAGCGTGTGGCTGGGCGGGGTGGTCACCCTGGTCGTGGTGGCGGCCACCACCCTGCTGGCCCCCGAACTGCGGGCCATGAATCTGGACGACATTGAGGACTGAATTGAGCGCTGGGCCGGTCAGCGGCCTGACGGCTTGGCTTAAAAGGGGCAGGCTTTCCATCGCAAGCTGTCCAGGCCACGCAGCTGCGCAACTGACGGTCATGGACAGGAGTTGAACTTGAGGGGTGTAGTCCCCTCACGGCAACGGAAGGCGGCTGTCAGTTGCTCCCACCCCCTTCTGTTACGCTGCCCACCATGAAGCGCTCCATCCCCGAGTTGCAGCAGGCTGAGGTCCCGCTGGTCATGGTGACGGCCTACGACTATCCCGGCGGGCGCCACGCCGAGGCGGCGGGCGTGGACCTGATTCTGGTCGGTGACTCGCTGGGCAACGTGGTGCTGGGCTACGACTCGACGGCGCCCGTGACACTGAGCGACATGATTCACCACGCCCGCGCGGTGCGGCGGGGAGCGCCCGACACCTTCATGGTCGTGGACCTGCCATTTGGCACGTACCACACCGGCGTGCAGGACGCCATGCGCCACGCCGTGCGCGTGATTCAGGAAACGGGCGCCGACGCGGTCAAGATGGAGGGCGCCACCCCCGAGATTCTGGAGGTGGTGCAGACGCTGACCCGCAACGGGATTCCTGTAATGGGTCATGTGGGGCTGCTGCCCCAGACCGCCACCGCTCAGGGTGGTCTGCGCGTGCAGGGCAAGGACGACGCCTCGGCCCGCCTGACCCTGGACGGCGCCGCCGCCCTGGAAGCTGCCGGAGCCTTTGCCATCGTGCTGGAGGTCATTCCTGCCCGCCTGGCCAAACTGGTCAGTGAGCGCCTGAGGATTCCCACCATCGGCATTGGCGCCGGGGTCCACTGCGGGGGTCAGGTGCTCGTGACCCACGACCTGCTGGGTGTCTACGAGGGCGAGGAGAAGAAAATCGCCAAGCGCTACGCGGAACTGGGCCGCGCTGCCCGCGAGGCCATTGAGGCCTACGCGGCAGAAGTGCGCGCCCGCGAGTTCCCCACCAAGGACAACGCCTTTGTGATGAAGGATGACGTGCTGGGCAAGCTGTACTGAAGGTGATGAAAGAAGGGTGATGGTTGATGGAGAACGCCCTTTTCCATCAACCATCACCTTTAAACCATCTACAGCTTTAAGGGTACAGTCCCCGCAGTGCGCGCGCTTCCAGCACGCGGGTGCAGGCCACGATATACACGGCGGTGCGCAGGGTCACGCCGTGCTTCTCCTTCACGTCCCACAGGCTCAGGAAGGCTTCACTCATGATGCGGTCCAGGCGCTTGTTGATTTCTTCCTCGGTCCAGAAGAACGAGGAAAAGTCCTGCACCCACTCGAAGTAGGACACCGTCACGCCGCCCGCGTTGGCCAACACGTCAGGCACCACCGTCACGCCGCGCTCGGCCAGCAGGTCGTCGGCGGCGGGGACGGTCGGGCCGTTGGCGCCTTCCACGATCAACTTGGCCTGAATGCGCCCGGCGTTCTCCAGCGTGATCTGCTTTTCCAGCGCGGCGGGAATCAGCACGTCGCAGGCCACGTCCCAGAACTCGTCGCGCTTCAGTTCCTCGGTGCCGGGCAGCTCGGTGATCTTGCCGGTGCGGCGCAGGTGGTCCAGGGCGGCGGCTGGGTCAATTCCGGCTTCACTGGCGATGGTGCCGGTCACGTCCTGAATGGCCACAATCTTGGCGCCGTGTTCATGGAAGATGCGCGCGGCGGCCTCGCCCACGTTGCCGAAGCCCTGCACGGCAATTCGGGCGCCCTGCATGGGCATGCCGAGCTTCTTCATGGCCTCGGCGCCGGTCACGAACACGCCGCGCCCGGTGGCGTCGCTGCGGCCCAGGCTGCCGCCCAGGGCCACGGGCTTGCCCGTCACCACGCCCGTGGCGGTGCGGCCCACGTTCATGGAATAGGTGTCCATCATCCACGCCATCGTCTGCGGGTTGGTGTTCACGTCGGGGGCGGGAATGTCCTTTTCCGGCCCGATAATCAGGCCGATTTCGGTGGTGTAGCGCCGGGTCAGGCGTTCCAGCTCGCCGGTGCTGTACTTGCGCGGGTCAATGCGGATACCGCCCTTGCCGCCGCCGTAGGGCAGGTTGACGGCGGCGTTCTTGACCGTCATCCAGGCCGACAGAGCCATCACTTCAGAGAGGGTCACGTCCTGGTGGTAGCGGATGCCGCCCTTGGCCGGGCCGCGCGAGGTGTTGTGCTGCACGCGGTAACCCTCAAAGTGCGCGACCGTGCCGTCGTCCAGGTGAATCGGCACGTCCACCACCAGAATGCGCTTGG is a window encoding:
- a CDS encoding DUF420 domain-containing protein; the encoded protein is MAETINQWAVITIILSGLALCVGVYLIRRGLREAHMRAMIVASSLATIFLVLYLTRLGLGYEKKYVGPEEWRTAYFVLLISHIILAAANLPLAVGALWHAVKGLKAAGNLNNIDTPAARGQFNKHRAWVRWTVPVWLYVAVTGWIIYLVLGRWGEVIKGG
- a CDS encoding Glu/Leu/Phe/Val family dehydrogenase — its product is MTATQDPTNNAGPKTGAHTIPSYLDPNNIGPYEIYLEQVERVTPYLGKLAYWAETLKRPKRILVVDVPIHLDDGTVAHFEGYRVQHNTSRGPAKGGIRYHQDVTLSEVMALSAWMTVKNAAVNLPYGGGKGGIRIDPRKYSTGELERLTRRYTTEIGLIIGPEKDIPAPDVNTNPQTMAWMMDTYSMNVGRTATGVVTGKPVALGGSLGRSDATGRGVFVTGAEAMKKLGMPMQGARIAVQGFGNVGEAAARIFHEHGAKIVAIQDVTGTIASEAGIDPAAALDHLRRTGKITELPGTEELKRDEFWDVACDVLIPAALEKQITLENAGRIQAKLIVEGANGPTVPAADDLLAERGVTVVPDVLANAGGVTVSYFEWVQDFSSFFWTEEEINKRLDRIMSEAFLSLWDVKEKHGVTLRTAVYIVACTRVLEARALRGLYP
- the panB gene encoding 3-methyl-2-oxobutanoate hydroxymethyltransferase — translated: MKRSIPELQQAEVPLVMVTAYDYPGGRHAEAAGVDLILVGDSLGNVVLGYDSTAPVTLSDMIHHARAVRRGAPDTFMVVDLPFGTYHTGVQDAMRHAVRVIQETGADAVKMEGATPEILEVVQTLTRNGIPVMGHVGLLPQTATAQGGLRVQGKDDASARLTLDGAAALEAAGAFAIVLEVIPARLAKLVSERLRIPTIGIGAGVHCGGQVLVTHDLLGVYEGEEKKIAKRYAELGRAAREAIEAYAAEVRAREFPTKDNAFVMKDDVLGKLY
- a CDS encoding MFS transporter, which encodes MKSAPASANVLQYPEFRAMLVAAVTSTLAGRAVALTVAYQLYQLTKDPLTLGLLGLVEAIPALSLALLGGVVADRSDRRRILLLTIGVEVTCAALFALYAPHAGVGGIWPLLALIFMLGVARGFSDPALPAFQAQVVPRELLLRASAWRSSAWQAAAIIGPALGGVLYASVGAQGAYLVACVLFVVSLGCVAFVKSKGRPAFTPGEPFMQSVKAGLAFVVQRQVLVGSMALDLFSVLFGGAVALLPIFASDILRTGPTGLGLLVAAPSVGSLAVTLLATRRPPGQGAGRTLLVSVAGFGLSIIVFGLSQNLALSVAALIAAGVFDGISMVIRSATLQLKTPDHMRGRVNAVSGMFIGASNELGAFESGVAARLLGTARSVWLGGVVTLVVVAATTLLAPELRAMNLDDIED
- a CDS encoding COX15/CtaA family protein; translation: MSGTLSMPRAAGAWLPRLAWAALAYNVLVILWGAVVRITGAGAGCGDHWPLCNGVVLPQSPELHTVIEFSHRLTSGLSGLLAIGLVALAFQTTPKGHPARFGALLSLGLIILEGLVGGVQVLLGLTADSTDPARGFVQGVHLANTFLLLGALLLTALWASGASRLRLRAQGLVGAWSGVGLLLLLLLGMAGAVTALGDLLFLPADGSTPLATVKRDFGPAAGLIENLRVVHPMLAVMTSAFLVWLGTFLRRERPGTEVHRWSGALWALIGAQMVAGFANVALKAPGWMQLTHLLLACALWLVTALLVFHALTGLRVRPAAGRA